The Deltaproteobacteria bacterium genome contains the following window.
GTAGGCGCGCGGCTCGCCGGCCGCGCGCTCGAGCAGGGAGCCCGCACAGAGATGGATCGCGAGGGCGCGGGCGAGCGCCGCCAGGCGCTCGGTGAGGGGCCCGGGGATCGGCTCCGCGACCGCCGCCTCCTCGGGGCGCGGGCCGCGCCAGGCGAACACCTCGGGCAGGACCACGAGGCGCGCCCCGCGCCCCGCAGCCTCGCGCACGAGCGCCTCCGCCCGCGCCAGGTTCGCGGCGCGGTCGGCGCCGGAGGCCATCTGCACCGCGGCGGCGAGATACCCCTCCATCTTTCGAGGCCATACCGCGCGGGCTCCGCGCCCGTCAATGCGCGTTCGATCGATTAAGCTTGTACCTGCGCGCGAAGCTGTGATACCCCCCGAAGGGAGTGACGAGGGAGTGATGAGCCGCCTGGTCAAGCGCTACGGCAACCGCAAGCTCTACGACACGAGCGAGAGCCGCTACGTGACGCTCGACGAGATCGGCCGCTGGGTGAAGGCCGGCGAGGACGTGAAGATCCTCGAGAACGACACCGGGGAGGACCTGACCGCCGTCACCTTCGCGCAGATCATCCTCGAGGAGGAGCGGCGGAAGAGCGGCCTCCTCTCGCTGCGTGTCCTGCGCGAGATCATCCAGCACGGCGAGGCGGCGCTGCACAACCTGAGCGCCACCGTCGACCGCGGCATGGAGGCGATCCGCTCGGTGCCGGAGCGCGCCGGGCGCCGGATGCAGGAGCTGGTGCAGGTGGGGGAGCGCCTCGGCCAGCTCCAGCAGCTGGTGGACGAGACCGTGCGCCGCTCGGTCGAGCGCGTGACCACGCTCCCCGCCTTCCAGAAGGAGATGCGCCGCATCGAGCGCAGCATCCGCGCCCTCGAGGCGCGCATAGCCCGCCTCCGCCCCGGCAGCGACGGCCAGCCGCCGTCCGATTCGAGCCAGGGCGGCAGCGGGACCTGAACCCTCCCCTCAGCGCGCCAGGAACACCGGGCAGGGGCTGTTGCGCAGCACGAACTCCGTCGTGCTGCCGAGCACCATCTCGATGATGCGCGAGTGCCCGTAGGCGCCGATGAACAGCAGGTCGTGGCCGTGCTCGCGGATGACGTCGACGATGCGCTGGTGCGGATGGCCGGTGATCGTCTCGCAGGTGAGGGCGATCCCGTACGAGTGGAGGTAGCGGCGCGCCTCGTCGAGCACGCGCGTCCCGTCGGCCGCCTCCTCGCGCCCGACGTGGATGACCGTGAGTGGCAGGGAGAGCGCGCTCGTCACCTCGGCGGCGGCGTGCATGGCGGCGCTCGCGCGCTGCGAGCCGTCGTAGGCGAGGAGCGGGCGGCCGATCTCCTTGAAGCGCATGGGCGACACGAACACGGGCTTCGGCGATTTGCGGGTCACCGACTCCGTGGTCGAGCCGAGCAGCCCGGTCGAGAACTGCTCGTTCACGCCCCGGTGACCGATCACCACCAGATCCGCAACCCGAGCCTGGTCGCAGATCTCGTTGGCGACGATGCCGGTGGCGAGCGTGGTGTCGCAGGGCACGCCGCGCTCGGCGCAGCGCTTGGTGAACGTCTCCAGCAGCAACCGGCCGCGCTCGCGCAGCGCCTCGCGCATCTTGGCGGAGAAGTCGAGGTAGGGTTCGAAGCCGAGCGAGCCGGAGATGTCGTGCAGGAAGGAGCCCTCGATCGAGACCACGTCGATGACGTGCAGGCCGAGGACCGTGGCGCGCACGCGCTCGGCGAGCCAGAGGGCGTACCGGAGGGCGGCGTCTGCGTGCTCGGAGCCGTCGAGCGCGACCAGGATGGTCTTGATCATGGCGGACGCCCCTGACCGCCTCTAACACCGGCGCGCGCGCGGACGCAAGGCGGCCTTTGCAAACGGCCGGCGGTCCGTTAAGAGGGACCGCGATGAGCCGCCGCGACGAGGCCCTGTGCGAGGAGCTCAAGGAGGTGGCCCGCCGCCTCGGCATGAAGGTGCGCGAGGAGGTCCTGCTGCGCGAGATCGGCTACCGCGTGCGCAGCGGCGCCTGCCGGGTGCGGGGGGACGACGTCATCTTCCTCGACCGCAACCTGCCCGCCGCCGAGCGGGTCCAGGCGCTGGCGGACGCGCTCGCGGGCCGCGACGTGGAGACCGTCTACCTGACGCCGGCCGCCCGGCGACTGCTCGAGCGTCGCGCGCGCGCCGCCGGCTGAGCGCCGCCGCCATGCCGGTGCGCGCGCGGATGCGGCGGTTCGAGCAGGCGCTGCGCGAGCGGGGCCTCAAGTCGACCTCGCAGCGGGACGACATCGCGCGCGTGTTCTTCGGCGCCGAGGAGCACCTCTCGATCGAGGAGCTCTACACGGCGGTCAAGAAGGTGAACCCGCGCGTCGGCTACGCCACCGTCTACCGCACGCTCAAGCTGCTCAAGGAGGTCGGCCTCGCCGCCGAGCGTCACTTCGACGACGGCCAGGCGCGCTTCGAGCCGGTCGAGGCCGAGAGCCAGCACCACGACCACATCATCTGCGAGCGCTGCGGCAAGATCGTCGAGTTCGCGAGCCAGGAGCTGGAGCGCCTGCAGGACCGTATCGGGCGCTTCCTCGGCTTCGTGGTGGGGCGCCACCGCATGGAGCTCTACGGCATCTGCGCCGAGTGCCGCGAAGGCCGCCGGCGCTCCTCCCGCCTCGAGCACGGTGTGCACCGGGTCTGATGCCGGCGCTGACGTTCCCTTGGCTGTTGCTCGCCCTGGTCGTGACGACGCCAAACGGCGAGGCGGGCACACATCCCGAAGGGTGCGCACTCCGCACAGCGTGAGGTGCCTCCGTAGACGGCCGGGGCGCACGTCGCGGGTGGCCTCGGCTCGACGCGGAGGGTGACCACGGCGGATTCGCGCCGGTTCCCCCGCCCCGGGGGCAGGACTTGAAATTGAAAGCCGTTTTCAACTAAGCTCGGTCCGTGTCCGGGCCCCGTCGCCTGCTCGTCCCGACAGCTGCCGCGGTGGGCCTCCTCCTCGCGCTAGCCGCGACGGCGCGGGCCGAGGAACGGTCCATCCCGCTGGCCGTCGCCGAGCAGGGCTTCGCGCCCCCCGAGATCGAGGCGGCGGCGGGCGAGCGCCTGCGCCTCGAGGTCACGAACCAGACCGCGGCCGCGATCGAGTTCGAGAGCTTCGAGCTGAACCGCGAGCGCGTCGTGCCGCCGGGGCGGACGGTCGCGGTCTACGTCTCGGGGCTCTCGCCCGGACGCTACGAGTTCTTCGACGACTTCCACCAGGAGCGGCGCGGCGCGCTGGTGGTGAAGTGAGGCGGCGGTGATCGAGACGCTGCTCATCATGTGGCGCGAGTCACTCGAGGCGGCGCTCGTCGTCGGTATCCTGCTCACGTATCTGGCGCGCAGCGGCGAGCGCGCGGGCATGCGCTACGTGTGGGCGGGTGCGCTCGGGGCGGTGGTCGCTGCGGTCGCGATGGGGCTCGTGTCGAACGGGGCGGCCGCCCGCCTCGGCCCCGACGCGCAGGAGCTGCTGCAGGTGGGCGTCCTGCTGCTCGCCGTGGGCGTGCTCAGCTGGATGGTGGTGTGGATGCATCGGAACGCGCGCCAGATCGGCGGCGACCTCCGGCGCCGGGCGGACCGCGCGCTCGCCACCGGGCGGCTGCTCGGGCTCGCCGCCATCGCCTTCGCCGCCGTCTTCCGCGAGGGCGTGGAGGCCGTGCTCTTCCTGTGGGGCGTGGTCGTGCAGCGCGGCGACGTGGGCGCCCCGGCGCTCCTCGCCGCGGGCGTCGCCGGAGCCGGGCTCGCGGCGGGCACCGCGTGGCTCTTCTTCCGCGGCTTCGCGTTCCTGAACCTGCACACCTTCTTCCGCGTGACCGGCATCCTCCTCCTGCTGGTGGCGGCCGGCCTCCTCACCGCGGGGGTGAACAAGCTGATCGGCCTCGGCTACCTCTCGCCGATCAAGCCGCAGGTCTGGAACACGGCCTGGCTCTTGCGCGACGACAGCCTGCTCGGCGCGCTGCTCGGCGCGCTTGTCGGGTACCGCTCCCGTCCCTCGCTCCTCGAGGTGCTCGCCTTCGCGACCTACCTGCCCGCCATGGGCTGGGCGCTGCACCGTGCCGACGTGGCGGCGCGGGGCGCGGCCGAGCGGAGCCCGGCGTGCTCGGCGGCCTGACGCCGCTCGCTCCCGTGCCTTCCCGCGCGCCAGCCGCATCGATTATCGTCACGGTCGTCGCCCTGCTGTCCCCGCCCGCGCCGGCGCTGGCCCTCAACTTCTTCGAGCTCGAAGTCTACCCGGCGACCACCGAGGGGCAGGGGCTGCACGAGGTGGAGAGCCTGACCACCCTGGTCGCCAACGGCCGCCGCCCGAACGAAGAGGAGGTGGAAGGCGAGGAGCCGCGCCGCCACCGGCTTCTGCGCACCACCGTCGAGTACAACTATGGCCTCACCGACAAGATCGACGTGGCGGCTTACACCGACCTCGCGCGGGAGAACGGCGACGAGCTGGAGTACGCGGGGTCGCGCTTCCGCGCGCGGGGCGCCTTCTTCGAGAAGGGACGCTACGCTCTCGACCTCGGCTGGTATCTGGAAGCGGAGGTGCCCCACCGGGGCGAGTCGGAGCTGGAGCTGGAGTTCCGGCCCATCGTGTCGCGCGACATCGGACGGTTCTCCGTCGATCTGAACCCGAGCTTCGAGCTGCCCACCGTGAGCGCGGAGCGCCGGACGCTCGAGTTCAACTACGGAGCGCGCGTGTACTACCGGCTGTCGCGGAACCTCGTCCCGGGCATCGAGTTCTTCGGCGCGCTCGGGCAGATCCGCCGGCCGGACGCCTCACGCGCGCAGGAGCACTACGTGTTCCCCGTGCTCTACGGCCGGCTCGCGCGCGGGCTCAGGTTCGCCGCCGGGCCGGGCTTCGGCTTGACGCGCGCGAGCGACCCGGTGATCCTGAAGCTCCTGGTCGAGTACGAGTTCACGTGGCCGGGTGGTGGCAGGGGGCCCGGCCGCCCCACCTACTGAACCGAGCGCACGAGCCGGAAGAGCCGCCGCGCGTTCGTCGAGGTCGCCTCCGCCACCGCGGCGAGGGACTCGCCGCGCACCGCCGCGACCGCCTGGGCCACCAGGCGCACATGCGCGGGCTCGTTGCGCCGCCCGCGGTGCGGCACGGGCGCGAGGTAGGGCGCGTCGGTCTCGACCAGGAGGCGGTCGCCGGGCACGACGCGCACAGCGGCGCGCAGCGCGTCGGCGTTCTTGAAGG
Protein-coding sequences here:
- a CDS encoding cupredoxin domain-containing protein; this encodes MSGPRRLLVPTAAAVGLLLALAATARAEERSIPLAVAEQGFAPPEIEAAAGERLRLEVTNQTAAAIEFESFELNRERVVPPGRTVAVYVSGLSPGRYEFFDDFHQERRGALVVK
- a CDS encoding transcriptional regulator — encoded protein: MSRLVKRYGNRKLYDTSESRYVTLDEIGRWVKAGEDVKILENDTGEDLTAVTFAQIILEEERRKSGLLSLRVLREIIQHGEAALHNLSATVDRGMEAIRSVPERAGRRMQELVQVGERLGQLQQLVDETVRRSVERVTTLPAFQKEMRRIERSIRALEARIARLRPGSDGQPPSDSSQGGSGT
- a CDS encoding universal stress protein, which translates into the protein MIKTILVALDGSEHADAALRYALWLAERVRATVLGLHVIDVVSIEGSFLHDISGSLGFEPYLDFSAKMREALRERGRLLLETFTKRCAERGVPCDTTLATGIVANEICDQARVADLVVIGHRGVNEQFSTGLLGSTTESVTRKSPKPVFVSPMRFKEIGRPLLAYDGSQRASAAMHAAAEVTSALSLPLTVIHVGREEAADGTRVLDEARRYLHSYGIALTCETITGHPHQRIVDVIREHGHDLLFIGAYGHSRIIEMVLGSTTEFVLRNSPCPVFLAR
- a CDS encoding high-affinity Fe2+/Pb2+ permease, encoding MIETLLIMWRESLEAALVVGILLTYLARSGERAGMRYVWAGALGAVVAAVAMGLVSNGAAARLGPDAQELLQVGVLLLAVGVLSWMVVWMHRNARQIGGDLRRRADRALATGRLLGLAAIAFAAVFREGVEAVLFLWGVVVQRGDVGAPALLAAGVAGAGLAAGTAWLFFRGFAFLNLHTFFRVTGILLLLVAAGLLTAGVNKLIGLGYLSPIKPQVWNTAWLLRDDSLLGALLGALVGYRSRPSLLEVLAFATYLPAMGWALHRADVAARGAAERSPACSAA
- a CDS encoding transcriptional repressor, with translation MRRFEQALRERGLKSTSQRDDIARVFFGAEEHLSIEELYTAVKKVNPRVGYATVYRTLKLLKEVGLAAERHFDDGQARFEPVEAESQHHDHIICERCGKIVEFASQELERLQDRIGRFLGFVVGRHRMELYGICAECREGRRRSSRLEHGVHRV